In one window of Camelus bactrianus isolate YW-2024 breed Bactrian camel chromosome 13, ASM4877302v1, whole genome shotgun sequence DNA:
- the FABP3 gene encoding fatty acid-binding protein, heart, producing the protein MVDAFVGTWKLVDSKNFDDYMKSLGVGFATRQVGNMTKPTTIIEVNGDTITVKTQSTFKNTAISFKLGVEFDETTADDRKVKSTVTLDGGKLVHLQKWNGQESTLVRELVDGKLILTLTHGSVVSTRTYEKEA; encoded by the exons ATGGTGGACGCGTTCGTGGGCACCTGGAAGCTAGTGGACAGCAAGAATTTCGATGACTACATGAAGTCACTAG gTGTGGGTTTTGCTACCAGGCAGGTGGGCAACATGACTAAGCCTACCACAATCATCGAAGTGAATGGGGACACAATCACCGTAAAAACGCAAAGCACCTTCAAGAACACGGCAATCAGCTTCAAGCTGGGAGTGGAGTTCGATGAGACAACAGCAGATGACAGGAAGGTCAAG TCCACTGTGACGCTGGATGGAGGCAAACTTGTCCACCTGCAGAAGTGGAATGGACAAGAGTCAACACTTGTGCGGGAACTCGTTGATGGGAAACTCATCCTG ACGCTCACCCACGGCAGTGTAGTTAGCACTCGCACTTATGAGAAAGAGGCATGA